The Aquamicrobium lusatiense genomic sequence AACCCTGTCGGCCCGACCATCTGAAATCGAGGCCGCTTATCATGTCGACCATCCAGTCCCGCATCATGTCGCCGCTTGCTGAAACCGGTTCTTCTGAAACTCTTCCCATTGCACCCGTCAGCCGGCGGGCCGCGCTGGGGCTGGGGCTGGCCGCGCTCATGGCTGCTCCCGGTTTTACCCTTCGCGCCCGCGCGCAGGACGGCGAACAGCTCGACCCCGGGATGATCCTGAACGATCCGGCCGACCCGAATGCCGGCAACGCCAAAGGCGATGTCACCATCGTCTATTTCTTCGACTACAACTGCCCCTTCTGCAAGAAGACCATGGCGCCGCTGAACAAGGTGGTGAAGCAGGACGGCAAGGTCCGCCTCGTCTACAAGGACTGGCCGATCCTCACCTCGGCCTCCATCTATGGTGCTAAGCTGGCGCTGGCTGCCTACCATCAGGGCAAATACAGCGAAGTGCACCACGCACTCATGGGCATACCGGGCGGCAGGGTGCCGGAAGACAAGATGCGCAAGGCGGTGGCCGGCGTCGGGCTCGACATGAAGCGACTGGAACGCGACATGAAGGCGAAGGACGCGGAAATCACCACGCTTCTGCGCCGCCATGGCGCACAGGCCGATGCGCTCGGTCTTGCCGGCACGCCGGTTTTTCTCATTGGCCCGTTTCTCGTCGCCTCAGCACTCGATGAGGCGGGTTTCAAACAGGTTATCTCAGACGCGCGCGCGCGTGAAAGCAACTGATACGAAGGACTTCTGGTAAATGACCGAGGCAATGGACGGGTCGGCACGACGCATTTTGACTGCAATGACGCTTTTGGCCTGCATGGGGCTGGCCGCCTGCGCCACCTCCTCCGAGACGGCGACGCCCCCCGGATTGCAGCCGGCTGCACCCGCAATTGCCCCTCCTCCGCCGGTGGAACAGGCCAGTGCCTCGGTGGCGCCGCCTCGTATCGGGCCAAAGCCGAATGAGCGCTTCCCCGTTCCGGACGAGAGCCAGGTGAAGATCGCCGAGAAATACCAGCGTCAGCTCGTCGACTATCAGACAGCCTATGCGCCCGGCACGATCGTCGTCGATCCGGCCAACCACTTCCTCTATCTGGTGCAGGGCAACGGAAAGGCGCTGCGTTACGGCGTTGGCGTCGGCGCGGCCGGCCGTGGCTTCTCCGGCGAAACC encodes the following:
- a CDS encoding DsbA family protein, with the protein product MAAPGFTLRARAQDGEQLDPGMILNDPADPNAGNAKGDVTIVYFFDYNCPFCKKTMAPLNKVVKQDGKVRLVYKDWPILTSASIYGAKLALAAYHQGKYSEVHHALMGIPGGRVPEDKMRKAVAGVGLDMKRLERDMKAKDAEITTLLRRHGAQADALGLAGTPVFLIGPFLVASALDEAGFKQVISDARARESN
- a CDS encoding L,D-transpeptidase, translating into MTEAMDGSARRILTAMTLLACMGLAACATSSETATPPGLQPAAPAIAPPPPVEQASASVAPPRIGPKPNERFPVPDESQVKIAEKYQRQLVDYQTAYAPGTIVVDPANHFLYLVQGNGKALRYGVGVGAAGRGFSGETDLAWKQEWPRWRPTDAMIARAPQQYKKYEDGVEGGPTNPLGARALYLFKDGKDTYYRIHGTNQPSSIGKSVSAGCIRLLNSDIIDLYARARPGSKVVIL